A section of the Leptospira terpstrae serovar Hualin str. LT 11-33 = ATCC 700639 genome encodes:
- a CDS encoding DedA family protein, with the protein MDFLQTLVSIFMQYGYFAVFGILILCGFGLPVPEDISLTAGGVISGLGYANVHIMFLVGMAGVLLGDSFVFWLGSYYGEKALTLPVLRTVLHPERFDKVREQFKKYGRWVVFFGRFMPGLRMPIFFTAGTSKQISFIRFVLTDGFAALISVPIWVYLGYYGAHNFDELMGWVRNGQTIILALVALAIAVVVFYWWRRKHREARGQK; encoded by the coding sequence ATGGACTTTCTACAAACTCTAGTTTCCATTTTTATGCAATACGGTTATTTTGCCGTTTTTGGAATTCTGATCCTTTGTGGATTTGGTCTTCCGGTTCCCGAAGACATTTCCCTCACCGCTGGAGGCGTTATCTCTGGCCTCGGTTATGCCAATGTTCATATCATGTTTCTTGTAGGAATGGCCGGTGTTTTACTGGGAGACAGCTTTGTATTCTGGCTCGGAAGTTACTACGGTGAAAAAGCACTCACCCTCCCGGTCCTAAGAACTGTCCTCCATCCAGAACGATTCGATAAAGTTCGTGAACAATTTAAAAAATATGGTCGTTGGGTGGTTTTCTTTGGGCGTTTTATGCCTGGTCTCAGGATGCCTATTTTTTTCACTGCAGGCACTTCCAAACAAATTAGTTTCATTCGATTCGTACTGACTGACGGGTTTGCTGCCCTCATTTCTGTTCCCATTTGGGTATATCTCGGTTATTACGGGGCACATAATTTTGATGAACTGATGGGTTGGGTGCGAAATGGACAAACCATCATCCTAGCCCTTGTGGCTTTAGCGATAGCCGTTGTGGTTTTCTATTGGTGGCGGAGGAAACACCGCGAAGCTCGAGGGCAAAAATGA
- a CDS encoding LIC11661 family lipoprotein, with the protein MNIALFFPRQFSLLLVLVLALGCTNYSTTASVQAPPTLISITNNGNSNFTVKVRAQNPEFIFQGYRLYSGTTENLAQNPTDLNIGASCFLAQATVVQPIEYTFEIDESTNPNTTGVSCRIFATLTPGTYIAMRTLGLAVNLQNSTSSFKVSMSSNALIVP; encoded by the coding sequence ATGAACATTGCTCTTTTTTTCCCTAGGCAATTTTCTCTACTCTTGGTCCTTGTGTTAGCTCTCGGATGCACCAATTACTCTACAACTGCATCCGTCCAAGCACCACCCACTCTCATTTCCATTACAAACAATGGAAATTCCAACTTTACCGTCAAAGTTAGGGCCCAAAACCCGGAATTTATCTTCCAAGGGTACCGACTTTACTCGGGAACTACGGAAAATTTAGCCCAAAATCCCACTGACCTGAATATCGGGGCGTCTTGTTTTTTGGCCCAGGCAACGGTGGTCCAACCGATCGAATACACTTTCGAAATCGATGAGTCCACAAACCCGAATACCACAGGAGTCTCTTGCCGGATTTTTGCCACCCTCACTCCAGGAACCTACATTGCCATGAGGACACTGGGCCTTGCTGTAAACCTACAGAATAGCACGAGTTCGTTTAAGGTTTCGATGTCTTCCAACGCTCTTATTGTCCCTTAA
- a CDS encoding TRAP transporter TatT component family protein → MYQTKHWSKIAMAALVLVSVVACGKSRQVKISASDVERATTPAKLPADLEKLWKNRQNEQDLRLALVGLEKFAIENPQYADVKVLLCRGNYLLSDGHLWLKLTGDADADEKVKEESIQFYDAAVTWCEAALAMNSKFRDKVVKDKLEIEKALDVLGPQDIDALYWRYASLAKWSRLVGFTTLLSNRSKFSAMINRAKEIEKTMGKEYFYSATLRYDAASNALSPTGDKKLADKLFEEAIAKHPNYFAVRVLYAESRLKGNEDKFKKQLEFVLKGKPASLPEIEADQIVEQRKAKKLLDEL, encoded by the coding sequence ATGTACCAAACGAAACATTGGTCAAAAATCGCAATGGCAGCTCTCGTGCTCGTTTCCGTGGTTGCCTGTGGAAAATCAAGACAAGTGAAAATCTCGGCTTCGGACGTAGAACGAGCCACAACCCCAGCAAAACTTCCTGCTGATTTAGAAAAACTGTGGAAGAACAGACAAAACGAACAAGACCTAAGACTTGCACTTGTTGGTTTAGAAAAATTTGCGATTGAGAATCCTCAATATGCAGATGTGAAAGTTTTACTCTGTCGCGGAAATTATCTATTAAGTGACGGACACCTTTGGTTAAAACTTACAGGTGATGCAGATGCAGACGAAAAAGTAAAAGAAGAATCCATCCAATTTTATGATGCAGCTGTGACTTGGTGTGAAGCTGCCCTTGCCATGAACTCTAAATTTAGAGACAAAGTAGTCAAAGACAAACTAGAGATTGAAAAAGCTTTGGATGTTCTTGGACCTCAGGACATCGATGCTCTCTATTGGAGATATGCATCTCTTGCTAAATGGTCACGTTTAGTTGGTTTCACAACACTACTTTCCAATCGTTCTAAATTCTCTGCCATGATCAATCGTGCCAAAGAAATCGAAAAAACTATGGGTAAAGAATACTTCTACTCTGCAACTCTTCGATATGACGCTGCAAGTAACGCCCTCTCTCCTACGGGAGACAAAAAACTAGCGGACAAATTGTTCGAAGAAGCAATTGCAAAACACCCTAACTACTTTGCAGTTCGAGTATTGTATGCAGAAAGTCGCTTAAAAGGAAATGAAGACAAATTCAAAAAACAATTAGAATTTGTACTGAAAGGCAAACCAGCATCTCTACCTGAAATCGAAGCAGACCAAATCGTAGAACAACGTAAAGCAAAGAAATTACTCGACGAACTATAG
- the dctP gene encoding TRAP transporter substrate-binding protein DctP, giving the protein MFLRQLKYLVCVSFTLTFSGGLFAQTTVKLATVAPEGSPWANELAKIKKKIESESQGQIKFKIYPGGQMGGENEILQQVIRGKLQGAGLTAGALANTVKELNVLEIPYLFSSYAQADCVLDDHLQEDFRKLFEAKGLIFVTWAENGYRSIGTKSAPVKTPEDLKGVKIRIQESPVHIAYWKQLGVSGIPIAIPEVLPSLQTGVVEGFDNTPLFTLAAEWQTAIKYFTLTRHIYQPAAILYSKKFWDTLNDEQKKTLMGEGNKLAPGARQAVRSIEKNMIATLKKADVVVYEPTNADLAGFKAAANAVSGQVIGKIGGQSKQIFDKIQKAKAACGG; this is encoded by the coding sequence ATGTTTTTAAGACAATTAAAGTATTTAGTTTGTGTAAGTTTCACCCTCACCTTCAGTGGGGGTTTATTTGCTCAAACAACCGTTAAGTTGGCAACAGTAGCACCAGAAGGATCTCCATGGGCGAACGAACTTGCCAAAATCAAAAAGAAAATTGAATCAGAATCCCAAGGGCAAATTAAGTTTAAAATTTATCCCGGTGGACAAATGGGTGGAGAAAACGAAATCCTCCAACAAGTCATTCGTGGAAAACTGCAAGGAGCTGGTCTCACAGCAGGTGCTCTTGCCAATACAGTTAAAGAATTAAACGTTTTAGAAATTCCTTACCTTTTTAGTTCTTATGCGCAAGCAGACTGTGTCCTTGATGATCACTTACAAGAAGACTTCCGTAAGTTATTTGAAGCAAAAGGTCTAATCTTTGTTACTTGGGCAGAAAATGGATACCGTTCCATCGGAACAAAATCTGCACCTGTAAAAACACCGGAAGACTTAAAAGGTGTTAAGATCAGAATCCAAGAATCTCCAGTCCACATTGCTTATTGGAAACAATTAGGTGTGAGCGGAATTCCGATTGCGATCCCAGAAGTTCTTCCTTCCTTACAAACAGGTGTGGTAGAAGGTTTTGATAACACTCCTCTCTTCACTTTGGCAGCAGAGTGGCAAACAGCGATCAAATATTTTACTTTGACACGCCATATCTACCAACCAGCTGCCATTCTTTATTCCAAAAAGTTTTGGGACACACTAAACGACGAACAAAAGAAAACACTTATGGGTGAAGGAAACAAACTTGCTCCCGGTGCTAGACAAGCAGTTCGTTCGATTGAAAAGAACATGATTGCGACTTTAAAGAAAGCAGATGTAGTCGTCTATGAACCAACAAATGCTGATTTAGCAGGCTTTAAAGCTGCTGCAAATGCAGTTTCAGGACAAGTCATTGGTAAAATTGGTGGTCAATCGAAACAAATTTTCGACAAAATCCAAAAAGCCAAAGCAGCTTGCGGCGGATAG
- a CDS encoding TRAP transporter small permease, with protein sequence MKFVERILNTLSFGEKWAGGICFLLLTLLMIADVSKREVIDKVFSWIMEVTEAYPNTGFAGFVGDWSVYIAESIHGGTSGFLEWLGLGGIIWAQKLSLYFMLWGGLFGSALASAKGSHLRPEIADKVLPKSLLPYIKIVEQWVISLFFLFLAYLSVIYVLESISLDEVNPVTEIHLWKVQIIFPYIFLSMGFRHLCYGIFPALIPSDINEATEALELAEAELFEPNSRGNR encoded by the coding sequence ATGAAATTCGTCGAACGAATTCTAAACACTTTGAGTTTCGGCGAGAAATGGGCGGGGGGAATTTGTTTCCTTCTGCTCACTCTTCTCATGATTGCTGACGTTTCCAAACGAGAGGTAATCGATAAAGTTTTCAGTTGGATTATGGAAGTTACAGAAGCCTATCCGAATACCGGTTTTGCTGGTTTTGTCGGAGATTGGAGTGTTTACATTGCCGAATCCATTCACGGAGGAACCTCTGGATTTTTAGAATGGCTTGGCCTTGGTGGAATCATTTGGGCACAAAAACTTTCCCTTTATTTTATGTTATGGGGAGGACTATTTGGTTCAGCACTTGCCAGTGCGAAGGGATCTCATCTCCGTCCAGAAATTGCTGACAAAGTATTACCAAAATCATTGTTACCTTACATCAAAATTGTAGAGCAGTGGGTGATTTCTTTATTCTTTTTATTCCTTGCCTACCTATCTGTCATTTATGTTCTAGAAAGTATCAGTTTAGATGAAGTGAATCCCGTAACGGAAATTCACTTATGGAAAGTACAAATCATTTTTCCTTACATCTTTCTCTCTATGGGTTTTAGACATTTGTGTTATGGAATTTTTCCGGCACTCATTCCTTCCGATATCAATGAAGCAACAGAAGCATTGGAACTTGCGGAAGCGGAACTTTTTGAACCAAACTCACGGGGGAATCGCTAA
- a CDS encoding TRAP transporter large permease: MGSWGILLLLLALILLRQPLIVLMGAITVYCYYFLPDPPLESFHELNSIIGDLFFAGDKEILLAIPLFIIAGNLMTHGSIARRLIRIAQAMTAPIPAGLAIAGVFSCGIFAAISGSSPVTLIAIGGLMYPSLTKAGYPTQFSMGLLASGGTLGIIIPPSIPMIVYAIMVGVSVTDLFIAGIGPGILLMSLLMIYSVLRAGKVGRGKWDWQEIRIAWKEGVLALLMPVVILGGIYSGFFTATESAAIAVFYAILVEVFIHKELSFPKIPKIMAESAEMLGILFLILILAVSLNKFMIENEIPQNLVATMSGLISSPVTFLIGVNILLLIVGMFMDIMSAILVLAPLLAPMAVNYGINPVHFGIIMIVNLEIGYLTPPVGVNLFVASGIFKQPLGKVIQSVAPIVGLFLIGLILISWIPDISLGLLGSDAVAPTP; this comes from the coding sequence ATGGGTTCTTGGGGAATACTCCTACTCTTACTCGCTTTAATTTTACTCAGACAACCACTCATCGTACTTATGGGTGCTATCACTGTGTATTGTTATTATTTTTTACCAGATCCGCCTCTTGAGTCCTTCCACGAACTCAACAGTATCATAGGGGATTTGTTTTTTGCTGGTGATAAGGAAATCCTACTTGCGATTCCTCTATTCATCATCGCAGGGAACTTAATGACCCATGGAAGTATTGCAAGGCGACTCATTCGGATCGCCCAAGCAATGACGGCTCCGATTCCTGCGGGCCTAGCCATTGCTGGGGTATTTTCCTGCGGAATTTTTGCTGCTATCTCTGGATCTTCACCGGTGACTCTCATCGCCATCGGTGGACTGATGTATCCTTCCTTAACTAAGGCAGGTTACCCAACGCAGTTTTCTATGGGACTACTTGCTTCTGGGGGAACTCTCGGGATCATCATCCCTCCGAGTATCCCTATGATCGTGTATGCGATTATGGTGGGTGTTTCCGTTACCGATCTTTTTATTGCAGGAATTGGACCTGGGATACTTCTCATGAGCCTTCTTATGATCTACTCTGTGTTACGCGCAGGAAAAGTCGGTCGTGGAAAGTGGGACTGGCAAGAAATCCGTATCGCATGGAAAGAAGGTGTATTAGCTCTTCTTATGCCAGTTGTTATCCTTGGTGGAATTTACTCTGGATTTTTTACAGCCACAGAATCGGCAGCGATTGCAGTATTTTATGCCATCCTCGTCGAAGTGTTCATCCACAAAGAACTTAGTTTTCCTAAGATCCCGAAGATCATGGCAGAAAGTGCAGAGATGCTTGGGATTCTTTTCCTTATCCTAATCCTTGCAGTCAGTCTGAATAAGTTCATGATCGAAAACGAAATTCCACAGAATTTAGTAGCGACAATGTCTGGACTCATTTCAAGCCCTGTTACCTTCCTCATTGGTGTAAACATATTGTTACTCATTGTGGGAATGTTTATGGATATCATGAGTGCGATCCTTGTATTGGCACCACTACTTGCACCAATGGCAGTGAACTACGGAATCAACCCAGTTCATTTTGGAATCATTATGATTGTGAATTTGGAAATTGGATATTTGACTCCTCCAGTCGGTGTGAACCTATTTGTGGCTTCTGGTATCTTCAAACAACCGTTAGGTAAGGTCATCCAATCGGTAGCTCCGATTGTTGGACTATTCTTAATTGGACTAATTCTTATCAGTTGGATTCCTGATATTTCCCTTGGTCTTTTGGGTAGCGATGCAGTGGCACCTACTCCTTAG
- a CDS encoding DnaJ domain-containing protein codes for MDKKLLLNDSLHFLGLSLGFTESELKESYHKLAKKYHPDSGEFTSDVMFLELNKHYESLKDYLLIHPEDEYSNREIAVEEAPLDAKIRTHKPSKDPIFHEYKLAKEKETEAILRYYEKRNLHPIELSDNLNKELVQLRKDLEPVLLVYAEILKKHSTSIWAKDAKDSLERLRVWWS; via the coding sequence ATGGACAAAAAATTACTGTTAAATGATTCCCTACATTTTTTAGGTCTCTCTCTCGGTTTTACAGAATCCGAACTCAAAGAATCCTATCACAAACTTGCCAAAAAATACCATCCTGATTCTGGTGAATTCACAAGTGATGTAATGTTTTTGGAACTAAACAAACATTATGAGTCACTAAAAGACTACCTTCTCATCCATCCCGAAGATGAATATTCGAACAGAGAAATTGCGGTTGAAGAGGCTCCACTGGATGCAAAGATACGTACTCACAAACCTTCCAAGGATCCCATTTTTCATGAATACAAATTGGCGAAGGAAAAAGAAACGGAAGCCATTTTAAGGTATTATGAAAAAAGAAATCTCCATCCCATTGAACTTTCGGATAACCTAAACAAGGAACTTGTCCAGTTACGAAAGGATTTAGAACCCGTGCTTTTAGTTTATGCGGAGATTTTAAAAAAACATTCTACAAGCATTTGGGCAAAAGATGCCAAAGATTCTTTGGAACGACTGCGAGTTTGGTGGAGTTAA
- the fliS gene encoding flagellar export chaperone FliS, which produces MSLARKTGASAYNEYKANEISTVSQIKLIVMLFDGAIRFLGVAKDNMTPRKYDVVNNNIIKTQDIITELLLSLNMEEGKEVANNLLSLYVYLKKRLLEANMRKDKEIIEECIKILIELKISWEELEKKDTPNPNTPPGTRPTGISITG; this is translated from the coding sequence ATGTCGCTTGCGAGAAAAACCGGTGCCTCTGCTTACAATGAATACAAAGCCAATGAGATATCTACCGTTAGCCAAATCAAACTAATTGTGATGCTCTTTGACGGAGCCATTCGATTCCTTGGTGTGGCAAAAGACAATATGACTCCCAGAAAGTATGATGTTGTGAACAACAATATCATCAAAACCCAAGACATCATTACTGAACTTCTTCTTTCTCTCAATATGGAAGAGGGGAAAGAAGTCGCAAATAACCTTTTGTCCTTATATGTTTATTTGAAGAAACGTTTGTTGGAAGCCAACATGCGAAAAGACAAAGAAATCATTGAAGAGTGTATTAAAATCCTAATTGAGTTAAAAATCTCTTGGGAAGAGTTAGAAAAAAAAGACACTCCAAATCCAAATACACCTCCCGGCACACGACCTACAGGAATTTCCATTACTGGATAA
- the purN gene encoding phosphoribosylglycinamide formyltransferase, which yields MGKIKRAVFLASGRGSNFTASVEYIRKKKLKLDLVALVTDNPEAKAISVAKTFGIPTKVIPYATYAQKTDYHKDLLHEVENLKPDLIVACGYMRILKSEFVRRFQNQIINVHPSLLPAFPGLDSQKQALDYGVKVAGCTVHFVEEGVDTGPIILQKAIAIAPEWTEKELSLAILAEEHKILPLAIQLFCEDKLKIKERKVEILK from the coding sequence ATGGGAAAAATAAAACGTGCCGTTTTTTTGGCCTCAGGAAGAGGATCCAATTTTACCGCTTCTGTCGAGTACATTCGAAAAAAAAAGCTAAAGCTCGACCTGGTTGCCCTTGTGACTGACAACCCGGAGGCCAAAGCCATAAGTGTTGCCAAAACCTTTGGAATACCTACAAAAGTCATTCCTTACGCCACTTATGCACAAAAAACGGACTACCATAAGGATTTACTCCACGAAGTGGAAAACCTAAAACCCGATCTCATTGTGGCATGTGGGTACATGCGAATTCTAAAATCGGAGTTCGTGCGCCGGTTTCAAAACCAAATCATCAATGTCCACCCAAGCCTCCTGCCTGCATTTCCTGGCCTTGATTCCCAAAAGCAGGCACTGGACTATGGTGTGAAGGTGGCAGGTTGTACGGTTCATTTTGTGGAAGAAGGTGTGGACACAGGTCCCATCATTTTGCAAAAAGCGATTGCCATTGCTCCCGAATGGACTGAAAAAGAACTATCCCTTGCAATCCTTGCGGAAGAACATAAAATCCTTCCTCTCGCTATACAACTGTTTTGTGAAGATAAATTAAAAATCAAAGAACGAAAGGTAGAAATCCTAAAATGA
- the purH gene encoding bifunctional phosphoribosylaminoimidazolecarboxamide formyltransferase/IMP cyclohydrolase, whose protein sequence is MIEIKRALVSVSDKAGITEICSFLAKNGVEILSTGGTYDALSKEGIPVKKVDEFTGFPEILHGRVKTLHPKIHGGLLGDTTNPDHVKQMESNGIVPITLVIVNLYPFVKTVMKPDVTLEDAIENIDIGGPSMLRSAAKNHKNVVVLTDPKDYESFQTEFTTNKGKVSRETAFQYAAKVFSETASYDSAISTFFNKKLDIKYPDKITLAFNKKQKLRYGENPHQDAAFYEPLFIKSQFEALQGKELSFNNMLDFDAAFHVASLLPKNAVSIVKHLNPCGIAFGETVLESFELARKTDPISAFGGIIGIHGRVEKESAEEITKNFVEGVIAESFSDEALEIFSKKPNIRLIPIAKFDEALDELDLRSLHHGLLIQNRDYDLITKDKLKIVSKKQPTADDLEGLMFAWNCVKFIKSNAIVYTDQNSTLGIGAGQMSRVDSVELGAMKAQKVGLSVVGSYVGSDAFFPFRDGIDAIAKVGAKAIIQPGGSIRDEEVIQAADEHGLIMVFTGMRHFRH, encoded by the coding sequence ATGATCGAAATCAAACGAGCACTCGTATCCGTATCCGACAAAGCCGGAATTACGGAAATCTGTTCCTTCCTCGCCAAAAACGGTGTGGAAATTCTTTCCACTGGTGGAACCTATGATGCCCTCTCCAAAGAAGGAATTCCTGTAAAAAAAGTAGATGAGTTTACTGGTTTTCCTGAAATCCTCCATGGCCGAGTGAAAACCCTCCACCCGAAAATTCACGGAGGACTTCTCGGTGATACGACAAACCCCGACCATGTCAAACAAATGGAAAGTAATGGAATTGTTCCCATCACTCTAGTCATTGTGAACTTGTATCCCTTTGTCAAAACTGTGATGAAACCGGATGTAACCTTGGAAGATGCAATCGAAAATATTGATATCGGTGGACCATCTATGCTTCGTTCGGCGGCAAAAAACCATAAAAACGTTGTGGTGCTCACTGATCCAAAAGATTACGAATCCTTCCAAACAGAGTTTACGACAAACAAAGGAAAGGTTTCTCGCGAAACTGCATTTCAATATGCTGCCAAAGTTTTTTCTGAAACCGCATCATACGACTCAGCGATATCTACATTTTTTAATAAAAAACTAGATATAAAATACCCTGATAAAATTACCTTAGCCTTTAACAAAAAACAAAAACTTCGTTACGGTGAAAACCCGCACCAAGATGCAGCCTTCTACGAACCACTCTTCATCAAATCACAGTTTGAAGCCTTGCAAGGAAAAGAACTCTCTTTCAACAATATGTTGGATTTTGATGCGGCCTTTCATGTAGCAAGCCTACTTCCAAAAAATGCAGTCTCCATTGTAAAACATTTAAACCCTTGTGGGATTGCCTTTGGGGAAACGGTTCTCGAATCCTTTGAGCTAGCGAGAAAAACAGATCCTATTTCTGCATTTGGTGGAATCATAGGAATCCATGGTCGCGTGGAAAAAGAATCTGCTGAAGAAATTACAAAGAACTTTGTGGAAGGTGTGATTGCCGAAAGTTTTTCAGACGAGGCATTAGAGATTTTTTCAAAAAAACCTAACATCCGTTTAATTCCCATTGCTAAGTTTGACGAAGCATTGGACGAATTAGATTTACGTTCCCTCCACCACGGCCTTCTCATTCAAAATCGCGATTATGATTTGATCACTAAAGACAAACTAAAAATTGTTTCAAAAAAACAACCCACAGCAGATGATTTAGAAGGTTTGATGTTTGCTTGGAACTGTGTGAAGTTTATCAAATCGAATGCGATTGTTTATACGGATCAAAACTCCACTTTGGGAATTGGAGCCGGACAAATGTCTCGTGTGGACTCTGTAGAACTTGGGGCAATGAAAGCCCAAAAAGTGGGACTTTCGGTTGTTGGTTCCTATGTAGGTAGTGATGCTTTTTTTCCTTTCCGCGATGGAATCGATGCCATTGCCAAAGTTGGTGCGAAAGCAATCATACAACCAGGCGGGTCCATTCGCGATGAAGAAGTGATCCAAGCAGCTGATGAACATGGTCTAATCATGGTCTTTACTGGAATGAGGCATTTCCGTCACTAA
- the fsa gene encoding fructose-6-phosphate aldolase — protein MNLFLDTANIDEIKKVHELGLLDGITTNPSIIAKSGRKFTEVIKEICSFVKGPVSAEVLATDAPTMIKEGIELSKIAENVVVKVPLIPEGIKAVKAFSEQGIQTNVTLCFTANQALLAAKAGASFISPFVGRLDDIGYDGLELISEIRDIYDNYGIETQILAASVRHPIHFKEVALRGADCVTLPYSVFEMLFKHPLTDSGLAKFVEDSKKLNW, from the coding sequence ATGAATTTATTTTTAGACACAGCCAACATTGACGAAATTAAAAAAGTCCATGAACTTGGTCTCCTAGATGGGATCACCACGAACCCATCCATCATCGCAAAATCCGGCCGTAAGTTCACGGAAGTCATCAAAGAAATTTGTAGTTTTGTAAAAGGACCAGTAAGTGCGGAAGTTCTTGCAACGGATGCCCCTACAATGATCAAAGAAGGTATAGAACTTTCTAAAATTGCAGAAAACGTTGTCGTAAAAGTTCCACTCATTCCAGAAGGAATCAAAGCGGTGAAAGCTTTTTCGGAACAAGGGATCCAAACCAACGTCACACTTTGTTTTACTGCCAACCAAGCCCTACTTGCTGCCAAAGCAGGTGCTAGTTTCATTTCTCCTTTTGTGGGTCGATTGGATGATATTGGTTATGATGGATTGGAACTTATCTCTGAGATCCGAGACATTTATGACAATTACGGAATTGAAACGCAAATCCTTGCGGCATCCGTTCGTCACCCCATCCACTTTAAAGAAGTGGCTCTTCGTGGTGCTGATTGTGTCACTCTTCCTTATTCTGTATTTGAAATGCTTTTCAAACACCCACTCACTGACAGTGGGCTTGCAAAATTTGTAGAAGATTCTAAAAAACTAAACTGGTAA
- a CDS encoding HPP family protein: MKAPLTVKRNKRSLRFAIWSLISSTVSIWSILAITNLSGHSLLIGSFGATAVLLFAVPDAPLSQPRNLIGGHLISATIAVILVATLGTNFFTIGFSVGLSIFVMYWTHTLHPPGGATAMIGVLGGVGVDFILFPVLIGVLILLVNALVVNNLVHHRKYPVVWF, from the coding sequence ATCAAAGCACCTCTTACCGTAAAACGGAACAAACGTTCCCTTCGGTTTGCCATCTGGAGTTTGATCAGTAGTACAGTATCCATTTGGTCGATTCTTGCCATCACAAATTTATCTGGCCATTCGCTTCTGATTGGATCGTTTGGCGCAACGGCAGTTCTTTTATTTGCAGTTCCCGATGCTCCCCTTTCGCAACCTCGGAATTTAATTGGAGGGCACTTGATTTCTGCCACAATTGCCGTCATCCTTGTCGCCACACTGGGAACAAACTTTTTCACCATTGGGTTTTCTGTAGGGCTTTCGATTTTTGTTATGTATTGGACTCACACTTTACATCCACCAGGGGGAGCCACAGCAATGATCGGAGTGCTTGGAGGAGTGGGAGTGGATTTTATCTTATTTCCAGTGCTCATTGGAGTTTTGATTCTCCTTGTAAACGCACTAGTTGTGAATAATTTGGTCCACCACCGAAAGTATCCGGTGGTGTGGTTTTAG
- a CDS encoding DUF1574 domain-containing protein, with protein sequence MKSKPFLFYPVVLFLFIFLVDKIFLLPVFHDEFLQAGNSVFYFQRKVLAKRLLSDKDSQEKKLALVFGDSRSYPFSELGIPEPYNKAWTLYNFSSPQGIPMNSYIQLKDLLDSGVKPEFVILSLSPEAFDDNKGFILSPFLRMGCDKDCLDIVWKDIPLKEKWTFFLDKLFVIRSVELNLSLFSSRLKQGKLREYKSRYNQEFQLINYSKGEYLIYGVQSNPIEKIKKDTLRIGSLYMSSYTVGESQKPYVEAFLELTRKNQIKTLVLWPKVYGDYYKYYEKFRIKEVWWEPMETLANSYGAYPLNWNKPGTCDLFNDASHQSAFCFIDQMKEIWVNYAEK encoded by the coding sequence TTGAAATCAAAACCGTTTTTATTTTATCCAGTTGTCCTTTTCTTATTTATCTTTTTGGTAGATAAAATTTTTCTTTTGCCTGTCTTTCATGATGAATTTCTGCAGGCAGGCAATTCTGTATTTTATTTTCAGAGAAAGGTTTTAGCGAAACGACTTTTGTCTGATAAAGATAGTCAGGAGAAAAAACTCGCACTCGTTTTTGGGGATTCTCGATCTTATCCATTTTCTGAATTAGGAATCCCAGAACCTTACAACAAAGCTTGGACTCTTTATAATTTCAGTAGTCCGCAAGGAATTCCAATGAATTCCTATATACAACTTAAAGACTTATTGGACTCAGGAGTCAAACCCGAGTTTGTGATTCTTTCATTAAGTCCAGAAGCGTTCGATGATAATAAAGGTTTTATTCTTTCACCATTTTTACGAATGGGATGTGATAAAGATTGTTTGGACATTGTTTGGAAAGACATTCCTCTAAAAGAAAAATGGACCTTTTTCTTGGATAAACTTTTTGTCATTCGTAGTGTAGAATTAAATCTTTCCCTTTTTAGTTCTCGGCTCAAACAAGGAAAACTCAGAGAATATAAGTCTCGGTATAACCAGGAGTTCCAACTCATCAATTATTCAAAGGGTGAATATTTGATTTATGGAGTGCAGTCCAATCCTATCGAAAAAATCAAAAAAGATACCCTACGTATTGGAAGTTTGTATATGAGTTCTTATACTGTGGGTGAGTCTCAGAAACCCTATGTAGAAGCATTTTTAGAACTTACGAGGAAGAATCAAATCAAAACCCTTGTCCTTTGGCCCAAAGTATATGGTGATTATTATAAGTATTATGAAAAGTTTCGTATAAAAGAAGTTTGGTGGGAACCTATGGAGACTCTTGCCAATTCCTATGGTGCTTACCCATTGAACTGGAACAAACCAGGAACTTGCGATTTATTTAATGATGCTTCTCACCAATCTGCATTTTGTTTTATCGACCAGATGAAAGAAATTTGGGTGAACTACGCTGAAAAGTAG